The stretch of DNA ATCTCCGGCGCGATGGCCCAGGAGGACGGCGACGAGGCGTTCGACGAGGCGGCGATCCGCGGGCTGCTCGCCGAGCACCACGGGATCGACCGGATCGAGATGGAGATCGCCCAGCCCGACCGGCTGGAGGAGGTGCTGTCGGAGATGGTCCACCGCGGCTACCTCGAACGCGACGGCGAGCAGTGGCGGCTGATCTCCGAGGACGGCGAGGCCTGAGTCACACACCCCCGAAAGCGTCTTTCCGCGGCACCGCTCACGAGTACGTATGAGCAGGCTCCGCTTCGCGCTGTTGAACGCCGCCCACGAGGGCGAGAACACCCGGCGGAACTTCCGGCGGGAGCTCCCCGCGGATCTCGCGGAGTTCGACGTGACCGCGGGCGAACTTCCCGCGGATCACACGTTCGACGGCGTCGTCGTCACGGGTTCGCGGTCCTCGGTGTACTGGGACGAGGCGTGGATCCCGCCGCTGATCGACTGGGTTGCCGAGGCCCACGAGCACGGCGTGCCGATCCTCGGTGTCTGTTACGGCCACCAGGTGCTCGCCGAGGCGCTGGGTGGCCGCGTCGCCGGGATGGACGATTTCGAGATCGGCTACAACGAGATCGAGCGCCGCCCCGAGGCCGACGACGACGAGCTGCTCGGGGGGCTCGGCGACGCGTTCACGGCGTTCACCACCCACGGCGACGCCGTCGTGGACCTCCCCGCCGAGGCCGAACTGCTCGCGGAGAACGAGTACGGGGTCCACGCGTTCCGCGCGGGCCACGCCTGGGGCGTCCAGTTCCACCCCGAGTACGACGCCGCGACCGCTCGGGAGGTAACCGAGGGGAAGCGCGACCAGATCGGCGACGAGCGCGTCGACAGCGTGCTCGAGGAGATCACGCCCGCGAACTACGAGGCGGCGTGTGAGGCCAAGCGGCTGTTCGAGAACTTCGCGCGGTACGCCGAGCGCGTCGCGAAGGCGGACGTCGACGCCGAAGCCAGCGCGTAGCCCCGGGTCCCCGGATAGCGAACTGCTTTTGCCGACGCCCGCCCGACTTCGACCATGCTCGACTACGTCGGACTGGAGGGCGACCTCGACGAGGAGGAGCGGCTGATCCGGGACACCGCGCGCCGCTTCGTCGAGGAGGAGGTGCGCGACGACATCGGCCAGCACTGGCTCGACGGCACGTTCCCGACCGACCTGATCGAGGAGATGGGCGAGCTCGGCTTCTACGCGCCCAACCTCGAGGGGTACGGCTCGCCAAACGTCTCCGAGACGGCGTACGGCCTGCTGATGCAGGAGTTGGAGGCGTGTGACTCCGGGCTCCGCTCGATGGCCTCCGTCCAGGGCGCGCTGGTGATGTACCCCATCCACGCGTTCGGCAGCGAAGAACAGAAGGAGCGCTGGCTGCCCGACCTCGGCGCCGGCGAAGCGGTCGGCTGCTTCGGCCTCACCGAGCCCGAACACGGCTCGAACCCCAGCGCGATGGAGACCCACGCGGTGAAAGACGGCGGGGAGTACGTGCTCAACGGGGCGAAGACGTGGATCACCAACTCCCCGATCGCCGACGTGGCGGTCGTCTGGGCCAAGGACCGCTCCGCCGACGGAAATCCCGTCCGTGGGTTCCTCGTCGAGACGGATCTCGACGGCGTGACAACCAACAAGATCGACGAGAAGCTGTCGCTGCGGGCGTCGATCACCGGCGAGATCAGCTTACAGGACGTGCGCGTCCCCGAGGACGCCGTGCTGCCGGGCGTCGAGGGGATGAAGGGGCCGCTGTCCTGTCTGACGCAGGCGCGGTACGGCATTGCGTGGGGCGCCGTCGGCGCCGCGCGGGACTGCTTCGAGACCGCGCGGCAGTACGCGACCGACCGCGAGCAGTTCGGCGGCCCGATCGGGCGGTTCCAGCTCCAGCAGGGGAAGCTCGCAGAGATGGCGACCCAGATCACCACGGCACAGCTGCTGGCCTACCGCCTCGCGGAGCTGAAAGAGCGTGGCGACCTGCGGCCTCAGCACGTCTCGATGGCTAAGCGCAACAACGTCCGGATGGCCCGCGAGCAGGCGCCGATCGCCCGAGAGATACTCGGCGGCAACGGGATCACGGCCGACCACTCGCCGATGCGGCACATGGCGAACATGGAGACGGTGTACACGTACGAGGGCACCCACGATATCCACACCCTGATCCTCGGCGAGGATCTCACGGGGATTCCGGCGTTCGAGTAGTCGTTCGAGTTACTGCCGGAATCACAGTCAGCGATGGGGATTCCGGCCTTCGAGTAAACGTGGTCGGTTCCCGTTGGCGTAGAGCTACACGTACTCGACGAGGCGGTCGGAACACTCGTCTGTGAACGACGGTGTGAGGCGGGCAACGGACCGGTCAACGTTGGTCGCCGAAAGCGGGACCGCGGCCCACGGGGAAACGAACGACGGCCGGGAGAGTTCGCCGCGCTCGAACGACCCCTCGATCGGGAAGCTCTCGTCGTACTCCTTCGTGGAGATTCCGAGCGCAATGTACTGCTCGCCAGCGAAAGGGTGGTCGTCGTCACTGAGGACCAGATACGGTCGCCGGGGCGTCTGCCCGAAGGGGTCGGTCGCGACGACGACGGTTCCGCGAGGATGCGTCACTGCTCGTCCCCGCCGGCGTCGTCGATATCGGGCAGATCGGCGTCCCAGTCGGGGTTCTCGTCGTAGTAGTCGCCCTCGAACTGCTCGGCGACGGTCGCGAGTCCGACGAGGCTCGCCGTTCTCGCGTCGTACGCCTCGGGGTTGATCGCCCAGTACTCTCCCTTGTGTCGGACGAGACCGCGGTCGTGGAGTCGCGAGAGCGTCGTCCCGACGCTTCCGCGGGGGATCCCCAGTTCCGCGGCGAGTTCGCTCGGCCGGTACCCCGTCTCCGGGTTCGCTGCGAGGAACTCCAGGATGTCACGGCCGTTGGTCCCCTCGTCGGGGAGGTCCGTGGGGTAGTAGCTCTCGAAGTCGACGGGCATACGTAACCGTACGTAATTGAGTGTAAAAGTAGTTCCGTCGCGGGAAGGTCGTCCGCGGGTGGTGCCGAGTGCGACGAAACGAAAAACCTCGTCGAACCGATGCGTAACTATACCCGTCTGGACGACAGAGCACCGACAAGGCCGATGGCCGATCCGAGACACGACGACGGTGCCCGCCTCGATCTCGGCGACGAGGAACAGTGGGTACTCCACGCCGCCCTCCTGGACTACCTCGACCGGCGCGCCGGCGAGCCGACCGGCGACGCCGGCTCCTCGCCCGCGCCGCTCGACCGCGAGACGGACACGGACGACGAAGCCGCCCTCGAACTGCTCGACGCGCTGGAGGACGACGAGCCGCTGCGGCTCGACCGTGAGGGGCTGTTGCTCGTCCGGGAGCTGCTCTCGGAGTACCTCGCCGGCGCGCCGTTACGCGATCGGGCGACCTGCCGGAGCGTGCTGGCGGACGTCCGCGACGAGCTATAGCGCGTCGCGGCTGACGATCTTCCCCCACCAGTCCCGGTGGTCGGCGCCCCAGCGGTAGAGTCGCTCCCGCAGGCGGTCGTACCCCGGAACCTTCTCCAGCAGCCAGAACAGCGCGACGAAGACGACGCTCATCCGGACCAGCACACCCTGAACCGCGGCGCCGCCGGAGTACACCGCATCGTCGGTCAGCAGGTGGGCCGAGTCGCGCCAGCCATCCGGGAGTCGGGCTTTCTGGTCGGGCGAGAGCGACGCGAACCCGACCGCCGTCACGTCGCCGAGCCGCTGACCGACGGCCGCACACCACGTACAGAACCCGCAGTCGTCGTCGTACACCAGCCGCGGTTTGGCCATACGCTTCTTTCGGCGGGCAGCGGCTTCGGCTTTGGGGGGCCGGTGCCCGCCCCGTTTAAGCCCGCGGCGCCCCAATCGTAGAGTACGATGCCCGCCACGAAGGAGGTCAAGTGCACGAGCGACGACTGCGAGTTGGACATGTTCGAGAACCACTACACGTACGACATCGCCGACGACCACTCCGTCACGGACCTCTCTTGCCCGCTCTGCGGCGGGACCGACTGTCTGGAGGAGATAGAGCTATGACGAAACTCGGCGAGATCGGCGGCTCGGCCGTCGACGCGGTGCTGGAGCGGGTCGGGCGGGGCGTGAGCCGCGTCCAGGAGCGCAAGCCGCTCTCCTACGACCTGCTGGAGAGCGAGGACGCCTACCTCGTCGTGTTCGACGCGCCGGGCGTCGAGCCGACCGACGTGCAGGTGCGCTTCGTCGACGGCGAGGTGCAGGTGCGGGCCGACCGCTTCCGCGCGTTCCACGAGGGGTTCGAGACGCGGTTCCCCGGCCGCGGGCTGGCGCTCTCCGGGCGCGCGAGTCTCCCACCGGACGCCGTCGTCGACGCCGGGGGCGCCGACGCGACGCTGACGGAGAACGGAACGCTCGAAGTCCGCATCCCCAAGGAGGCCGACTCGACGGACGTGCCCCTCGCCGAGGAGGAAACGGGCGAGGACGACGAGCAAGAGGGCGACGAGACTCCCGAGTCGGCCGAGACCGACGAGTAGCTCAGAGCGACATCCCTTCTTCGACGGCGAACTCGGGGGGCCCGTCGAACCGCCCGGGGTCGTACGCCGGGATCGCGTCACGCTCCCCGAGCACCTGTTCGGCCAGCGCCTCGCCCGTCGCCGGCGCCCGGAGGAACCCGTGGCCGTGCCAGCCCGTCGCGACGTAGAGCCCCGACTCCACCTCGCCCAGCAGCGGCTCGCCGTCGGGCGTCGCAGTCGCGAGCCCCGCCCACGCTGCGTCAGCATCGGCGTCGAATCCGGTCCGGTTCGCGACCGCGTCGAGTGCGCCGTCGACGAACCAGTCGTCGCCCGCGGGCTCCCAACGGTCCGGATCGCACTCCTCGGGGACGGTCCCGTCGCCCGCCAGCAGCCCCGCGGGGTGGGGTCGGAAGTACACCCCGGCGCCGGCGTCGTGGACCATCGGACCGTCGTAATCGGCGCCGGAGACGAGCGCCTGCACGCGGTAGGGTTTGAGCGGGAGCCGGATTCCCGTCGGCGCCAGCACGCGCTTGGTCCAGCCGCCGGCCGCGACGACGACCGCGTCGAAGCGCTCGCCGTCGACTCTGGGGCCGTCGCCGCGGTGGGAGACGTCCGCGTCGACGCCGGTCCAGCAGTCCACGCCGGCCTCACGCGCGCGATCGCCCATGGCTGCGACGTACGCCCCCGGGCCGGGCGTCGCGTACGCCGCGCGCTCGGTCACGGCCGCGAGCCCGACGCCCGCGAGGTCGAGTTCGGGGAAGCGGTCCGCGATCGACTCGGGGTCGTGACACGCCACGTCGACGCCGTGCTCGCGGGCAGCCGCGACCGTCTCGCGGAGCGCCGACTGCTTCTCCGGCGCGTCCTCGGCGACGACGGTGACATGCGGCGTGGGTTCGACCGAGAAACGGTGGTCGCGGTCGGCCAGCCACTCGAAGCGATCCATCGCGCGGCTGGCGATCTCGGCGCCGATCGCGTCCGTGGGGCGGGGCGCGAGCACGCCCGCCGCGCGGTGGGAGCTCCCCTCGATCTGATATCGGGGGGACGTTCGGTCGTCGCCCAGTTCTGAGTCACGCTCGTAGAGGCGCACGTCGGCGCCGCCGTCCGCGAGATCGTGGGCCGCAGTGACGCCGACGGCGCCGCCGCCGACGACGGCTACGCGCATCGCCCTCCTCGGCGTCGCTGGTCGGCGAGCGGTCGGGAGTGTGGGTTGATCATACTCGTCGTCTCCCGCGCGCTGCTACTTAGCGCCTCGGTCGAACAGCGAAAAGTGGGTCCGGGTCGGTCGGGGCCGAACTACGGCGTCGGTTCGGCCTGCTCGTCGGCCTCGCCCTCGTCCATCCCACGGAGCGCCTCGACGGCTGCTTCGCGGTAGCGGTCGGGGTCGGCGTCGTAGCGGTCCGCGGCCATCCGGGCGTACTCGTTCCCTTCGTCCTCGAAAGCGGCGACGCGTTCGACCGTGCGTTCGGCGGTCTCGACGACCCAGCGGTCCCGGGTCGCGGCGTCGACGACGGTGATCGACTCGGGGCGGACCGAGACGTTCACCGACCCGTCGTCGGTCTCGTACGTTCGCGGCTTGCCGACGACGGCGACGTAGGCGGGCGGTTCGAGGTCACGCAGCGTGGAGGCGGCTTCGGGCTGGTACTGGCCGGCGTACACGAAGAACGTGCCCGTCGGGTCGACGATGCGACCGCGCCAGTACTCGTTGTCCTCGCCGATGTCCTCCTTCTCGGTCAGGGTGCCGACGAAGAACACGCGGTTGGCCTTCTCCCCCGTCGGGAGCAGCTGGTAGGCCGGGGCGCGCTCGT from Halolamina sediminis encodes:
- a CDS encoding type 1 glutamine amidotransferase, coding for MSRLRFALLNAAHEGENTRRNFRRELPADLAEFDVTAGELPADHTFDGVVVTGSRSSVYWDEAWIPPLIDWVAEAHEHGVPILGVCYGHQVLAEALGGRVAGMDDFEIGYNEIERRPEADDDELLGGLGDAFTAFTTHGDAVVDLPAEAELLAENEYGVHAFRAGHAWGVQFHPEYDAATAREVTEGKRDQIGDERVDSVLEEITPANYEAACEAKRLFENFARYAERVAKADVDAEASA
- a CDS encoding acyl-CoA dehydrogenase family protein — its product is MLDYVGLEGDLDEEERLIRDTARRFVEEEVRDDIGQHWLDGTFPTDLIEEMGELGFYAPNLEGYGSPNVSETAYGLLMQELEACDSGLRSMASVQGALVMYPIHAFGSEEQKERWLPDLGAGEAVGCFGLTEPEHGSNPSAMETHAVKDGGEYVLNGAKTWITNSPIADVAVVWAKDRSADGNPVRGFLVETDLDGVTTNKIDEKLSLRASITGEISLQDVRVPEDAVLPGVEGMKGPLSCLTQARYGIAWGAVGAARDCFETARQYATDREQFGGPIGRFQLQQGKLAEMATQITTAQLLAYRLAELKERGDLRPQHVSMAKRNNVRMAREQAPIAREILGGNGITADHSPMRHMANMETVYTYEGTHDIHTLILGEDLTGIPAFE
- a CDS encoding MarR family transcriptional regulator; protein product: MPVDFESYYPTDLPDEGTNGRDILEFLAANPETGYRPSELAAELGIPRGSVGTTLSRLHDRGLVRHKGEYWAINPEAYDARTASLVGLATVAEQFEGDYYDENPDWDADLPDIDDAGGDEQ
- a CDS encoding DUF7853 family protein; the encoded protein is MADPRHDDGARLDLGDEEQWVLHAALLDYLDRRAGEPTGDAGSSPAPLDRETDTDDEAALELLDALEDDEPLRLDREGLLLVRELLSEYLAGAPLRDRATCRSVLADVRDEL
- a CDS encoding DCC1-like thiol-disulfide oxidoreductase family protein — translated: MAKPRLVYDDDCGFCTWCAAVGQRLGDVTAVGFASLSPDQKARLPDGWRDSAHLLTDDAVYSGGAAVQGVLVRMSVVFVALFWLLEKVPGYDRLRERLYRWGADHRDWWGKIVSRDAL
- a CDS encoding DUF7559 family protein, coding for MPATKEVKCTSDDCELDMFENHYTYDIADDHSVTDLSCPLCGGTDCLEEIEL
- a CDS encoding Hsp20/alpha crystallin family protein is translated as MTKLGEIGGSAVDAVLERVGRGVSRVQERKPLSYDLLESEDAYLVVFDAPGVEPTDVQVRFVDGEVQVRADRFRAFHEGFETRFPGRGLALSGRASLPPDAVVDAGGADATLTENGTLEVRIPKEADSTDVPLAEEETGEDDEQEGDETPESAETDE
- a CDS encoding NAD(P)/FAD-dependent oxidoreductase, which gives rise to MRVAVVGGGAVGVTAAHDLADGGADVRLYERDSELGDDRTSPRYQIEGSSHRAAGVLAPRPTDAIGAEIASRAMDRFEWLADRDHRFSVEPTPHVTVVAEDAPEKQSALRETVAAAREHGVDVACHDPESIADRFPELDLAGVGLAAVTERAAYATPGPGAYVAAMGDRAREAGVDCWTGVDADVSHRGDGPRVDGERFDAVVVAAGGWTKRVLAPTGIRLPLKPYRVQALVSGADYDGPMVHDAGAGVYFRPHPAGLLAGDGTVPEECDPDRWEPAGDDWFVDGALDAVANRTGFDADADAAWAGLATATPDGEPLLGEVESGLYVATGWHGHGFLRAPATGEALAEQVLGERDAIPAYDPGRFDGPPEFAVEEGMSL
- a CDS encoding RPA family protein yields the protein MSNNAPMREVARRAFATEFNDASHTFKESDDERAPAYQLLPTGEKANRVFFVGTLTEKEDIGEDNEYWRGRIVDPTGTFFVYAGQYQPEAASTLRDLEPPAYVAVVGKPRTYETDDGSVNVSVRPESITVVDAATRDRWVVETAERTVERVAAFEDEGNEYARMAADRYDADPDRYREAAVEALRGMDEGEADEQAEPTP